From the Microbacterium thalassium genome, one window contains:
- a CDS encoding ParA family protein produces the protein MTDSRMRIVAVANQKGGVGKTTVTMQLGATLSRRFRVLVVDVDPQQSTVWWAENVPDGLPFDFAGSQSPKALAGMRELEAEYDFVLVDTPGSLEDTPILETVLDAADFAVLPLTPEPLAVDPTMRTITRLIEPRGLRHGVLLNRIDPRVPKQLETWQGLLDTTFGVPRFGNHVRQYKVLTDAPVLGQLVTSTPDTRRTQGSILDITRVGYELSDQLSPAHAGRW, from the coding sequence ATGACTGACTCACGGATGCGCATCGTCGCTGTCGCGAACCAGAAGGGCGGCGTTGGCAAGACCACGGTGACCATGCAGCTGGGGGCGACGCTGTCGCGGCGGTTCCGGGTGCTGGTGGTGGATGTCGATCCGCAGCAGTCGACGGTGTGGTGGGCCGAGAACGTGCCCGACGGGCTGCCGTTCGACTTCGCGGGCAGCCAGTCGCCGAAGGCGCTCGCCGGCATGCGCGAGCTCGAGGCGGAGTACGACTTCGTGCTCGTTGATACTCCGGGCAGTCTGGAGGACACCCCGATCCTCGAGACGGTCCTGGACGCGGCGGACTTCGCTGTGCTCCCCCTGACGCCCGAGCCGCTGGCAGTCGATCCGACGATGCGGACGATCACGAGGCTGATCGAGCCGCGCGGACTGCGCCACGGGGTGCTGCTGAACCGCATCGATCCGCGCGTCCCGAAGCAGCTCGAGACGTGGCAGGGCCTGCTCGACACGACCTTCGGCGTGCCCCGCTTCGGCAACCATGTCCGTCAGTACAAGGTGCTGACGGACGCGCCGGTGCTCGGCCAGCTCGTGACCTCGACGCCCGACACCCGCCGCACGCAGGGGTCGATCCTCGACATCACGCGGGTCGGGTACGAGCTGAGCGACCAGCTGTCGCCGGCGCACGCGGGGCGGTGGTGA
- a CDS encoding helix-turn-helix transcriptional regulator, producing MPALRKKLLRPEDVTELIPGLSVKLLSQWRYEKKGPRYYKVGRIVLYPIDDLEEWFEAHAGDGGRDDD from the coding sequence ATGCCGGCACTTCGCAAGAAGCTGCTGAGGCCCGAGGACGTCACAGAGCTGATTCCGGGACTCTCTGTGAAGCTCCTCTCGCAGTGGCGCTACGAGAAGAAGGGGCCGCGCTACTACAAGGTGGGGCGGATCGTCCTCTACCCGATCGACGACCTCGAGGAGTGGTTCGAGGCCCACGCAGGCGACGGGGGCCGCGACGATGACTGA
- a CDS encoding caspase family protein has protein sequence MGEYKSAVYHVSQFGPRTATGGLAGPDSLDDLPAANAAQKLLQALAGLGYSVEDRPDLTAKDLGQSVFDFVESGGREDVRIVHVCSHGVPAAKSEELYIIGSDGKQHRSAGVEAWVREIEDNADTRALTLFVIDACYAGRAAELAWQLTRSPTGRLPRAIVLAASAWNKRAYEFHLSTALAGVLSNPQQLDISSSQRFLPWATVFERIADEMVRHDNGTTGQRPYWTPIGQRVYPEDFPFFPNPDYRPPSPLEAAKAGAPVGVGAFVDGVDVGHFLGRAANDRVHDGSGEGLFRGRTQELQELSAWLDRPPSDDHLRMVTGSPGSGKSALLGMLVCAGLPTLREFTRHVWGHAPHTRNALDCVAAVHARGLSMRACTSTIAQQLGLRNGDARSIGPADLLDALQGFPKPPTIILDALDEAADVASLVSLLVLPLIHARRQDGSLACRLLIGTRAGGTWTEIAPLTAALGKRQVVNLDDTDVHVLTDDLQDFIHDTLAADERWGHMRASALARIARNTALALTDAGRSPDETGAPASGEFLVASLYVDYLRRDPSSTTSVLTPGRAVPTTLPGVLALDLATDPDDTRRRVLTAFALAHGDGVPIRIATEIMRALFSTATTPAPPAMTAAIESVRFYLRSTTDIDGTNLYRLFHQSLTDSLVSAVTKSAKSRVLDQILAGRTTGTGEHHWVTAGPYLTRHVLAHAQDAGRTRELLADTELLVAAKPESVRAALRDTRREPREIAAIYSATPLDGTDNRDRRDILVLNARRYGLDAIASRLSGRDDRPVSWAPRWSTGSHVSSSLIAPLAGHVDDIAAVACTTLDDRPVAVTGSWDRTVRVWDLTTGGPLGAPLKGHAGPVNAVACTTLSDRPVAVTGSDDDTVRIWDLTTGQPIGGPISGHRSSVVSIACTTLGDRPIAVSGSSDRSIRIWDLTTAQPMGEPLTGHEGTVNAVACTTLHDHPVAVTGSDDGTVRIWDLTTRKPIGKPLTGHTDDITAIACTTLNDVPIAVTGSSDHTARVWDLATRQPLGGPLTGHRSYVTSVACATIDNRPVAVTGSSDRSLHIWDLTTGQPLDTPLTGHTDDVTAIACTSLNDHTVAISGSSDLTARLWDLTTGGPVGTPQMGHARPVNAVACTTLSDRPVAVTGSNDRTVRIWDLTTGQPIGGPISGHRSSVVSIACTTLGDRPIAVSGSSDRSIRIWDLTTAQPMGEPLTGHEGTVNAVACTTLHDHPVAVTGSDDGTVRIWDLTTRKPIGKPLTGHDGHVTSVACTTLNDVPIAVTGGWDQSVRVWELGAGKPHGPPLRSGFGAVNAVACATLDGRPVAVAGSLDGVVRAWDLATGRPHDTPLTGHKGGVTAVVCTFLDDHPIAITGGSDHTIRVWEIATGKEIADRRVVASVNAVAVTSARIEESLMVAGFGHEVAAFQWQS, from the coding sequence ATGGGGGAGTACAAGTCCGCGGTCTATCACGTCAGCCAGTTCGGACCGCGCACCGCGACAGGCGGACTCGCCGGTCCCGATTCACTGGACGATCTCCCGGCTGCCAACGCCGCGCAGAAGCTGCTTCAGGCACTCGCCGGCCTCGGCTACTCCGTCGAGGACAGGCCTGACCTGACAGCGAAGGACCTGGGGCAAAGCGTCTTCGACTTCGTCGAATCAGGCGGCCGCGAAGACGTGCGGATTGTGCACGTCTGTAGTCACGGAGTGCCCGCGGCGAAGTCTGAAGAGTTGTACATCATCGGATCCGACGGAAAGCAGCACCGGAGCGCGGGCGTGGAGGCCTGGGTACGCGAGATCGAAGACAACGCGGACACACGCGCTCTCACGCTGTTCGTGATCGATGCCTGCTACGCCGGCCGGGCCGCCGAACTCGCCTGGCAACTCACCCGATCTCCCACCGGCCGCCTGCCGCGGGCGATCGTGCTCGCCGCATCCGCATGGAACAAGCGCGCCTACGAGTTCCATCTCAGCACAGCACTCGCAGGAGTCCTCAGCAACCCCCAACAGCTCGACATCTCCTCGTCTCAGCGTTTCCTACCCTGGGCTACGGTGTTCGAACGGATCGCTGACGAGATGGTCCGGCATGACAATGGAACCACGGGCCAGCGTCCCTACTGGACGCCCATCGGGCAGCGCGTTTATCCAGAAGACTTCCCGTTCTTCCCCAACCCCGACTACCGGCCGCCATCGCCCCTCGAGGCCGCCAAGGCAGGTGCACCCGTCGGCGTAGGTGCATTCGTGGACGGCGTGGATGTCGGGCACTTCCTTGGCCGCGCCGCGAATGACCGCGTCCACGACGGATCCGGCGAGGGTCTGTTCCGTGGCCGGACACAAGAGCTACAGGAGCTCTCTGCGTGGCTCGACCGGCCACCTAGCGACGATCACCTCCGAATGGTGACCGGAAGCCCGGGGTCGGGCAAGTCAGCGCTACTCGGCATGCTCGTGTGCGCAGGGCTCCCCACGCTCCGCGAGTTCACACGCCACGTCTGGGGACACGCACCACATACGCGAAATGCGCTTGATTGTGTCGCCGCGGTGCACGCTCGAGGCCTATCGATGCGGGCGTGCACCTCGACCATCGCCCAGCAACTGGGCCTACGCAACGGGGACGCGCGATCCATCGGCCCGGCCGACCTGCTGGATGCTCTGCAAGGGTTCCCGAAGCCGCCAACGATCATCCTAGATGCATTGGATGAAGCCGCGGACGTCGCATCGCTGGTCTCCCTACTGGTACTCCCGCTGATCCATGCGCGTCGCCAAGACGGCTCGCTCGCCTGCAGATTGCTCATCGGGACCCGTGCGGGAGGCACCTGGACGGAGATCGCACCGCTCACCGCGGCTCTAGGCAAGCGTCAAGTAGTTAACCTGGACGACACAGACGTTCACGTCCTGACCGACGACCTGCAGGACTTCATCCACGACACACTTGCGGCCGATGAACGTTGGGGCCACATGAGGGCCTCAGCACTAGCCCGCATCGCGCGGAACACGGCCCTCGCTTTGACCGACGCCGGACGAAGCCCCGACGAAACGGGCGCTCCAGCCTCGGGCGAGTTTCTCGTGGCCAGCCTCTATGTGGACTACCTTCGCCGCGACCCGTCCTCGACGACCAGCGTGCTGACCCCCGGCCGCGCGGTACCGACCACCTTGCCCGGAGTACTCGCACTCGACCTCGCCACCGACCCTGACGATACCCGGCGGCGCGTGCTCACCGCGTTCGCGCTCGCGCATGGCGACGGCGTTCCAATCCGCATCGCGACCGAGATCATGCGTGCACTGTTCAGCACTGCCACTACACCCGCTCCTCCCGCGATGACCGCAGCGATCGAGAGTGTGCGGTTCTACCTTCGATCGACGACGGATATCGATGGAACCAACCTGTACCGACTGTTCCACCAGAGCCTCACGGATTCTCTCGTTTCCGCGGTCACAAAATCCGCCAAGTCCCGTGTGCTGGATCAGATCCTCGCAGGCCGCACCACCGGCACCGGCGAACACCATTGGGTGACCGCTGGCCCCTACTTGACTCGACACGTACTCGCACATGCGCAGGACGCCGGCCGCACCCGCGAGCTCCTCGCCGACACCGAGCTTCTCGTCGCCGCCAAGCCGGAGAGCGTTCGTGCCGCTCTACGCGACACCCGCCGCGAGCCCCGCGAGATCGCCGCAATCTACTCAGCGACGCCGCTGGACGGAACCGACAATCGGGATCGTCGTGACATTCTCGTCCTGAACGCTCGCCGCTATGGCTTGGACGCCATTGCCAGTCGCCTCTCGGGCCGCGACGACAGGCCCGTATCGTGGGCACCCCGCTGGTCGACCGGCTCCCACGTGTCCTCATCACTCATCGCACCTCTCGCCGGCCACGTGGACGACATTGCCGCGGTCGCTTGCACCACCCTCGACGACCGACCGGTCGCAGTCACGGGTAGTTGGGACCGCACCGTGCGCGTGTGGGATCTCACCACCGGTGGTCCCCTTGGCGCGCCCCTCAAAGGCCACGCCGGCCCTGTGAACGCGGTCGCATGCACCACGCTGAGCGACCGTCCCGTTGCCGTGACAGGCAGCGATGACGACACCGTCCGAATCTGGGATCTCACTACTGGGCAACCCATCGGAGGACCCATTTCGGGCCACCGCAGCTCGGTAGTATCGATCGCGTGCACCACGCTAGGTGACCGCCCAATCGCGGTGAGTGGCAGTTCCGACCGCTCTATCCGGATCTGGGACCTCACCACTGCGCAACCCATGGGCGAACCGCTCACTGGCCACGAAGGCACAGTCAACGCCGTCGCCTGCACCACCCTGCATGACCACCCCGTCGCTGTCACCGGCAGCGACGACGGAACCGTCCGGATCTGGGACCTCACCACCCGGAAACCCATCGGCAAACCCCTCACCGGCCACACCGATGACATCACCGCGATCGCTTGCACCACGCTGAACGACGTCCCTATCGCCGTCACCGGCAGCTCCGACCACACCGCCCGAGTCTGGGATCTCGCCACGCGGCAGCCCCTCGGCGGCCCCCTCACCGGCCACCGCAGCTATGTGACCTCAGTCGCCTGCGCAACCATTGACAATCGCCCCGTCGCCGTCACCGGCAGCTCAGACCGCTCCCTTCACATTTGGGATCTAACCACTGGCCAACCCCTAGACACTCCCCTGACCGGACACACCGACGACGTCACAGCCATCGCCTGCACCAGCCTCAACGACCACACCGTTGCGATTAGCGGCAGCTCCGACCTCACCGCGCGGTTGTGGGATCTGACCACCGGAGGACCAGTCGGCACTCCCCAGATGGGCCACGCCCGCCCTGTGAACGCGGTCGCATGCACCACGCTGAGCGACCGTCCCGTTGCCGTGACAGGCAGCAATGACCGCACCGTCCGAATCTGGGATCTCACTACTGGGCAACCCATCGGAGGACCCATTTCGGGCCACCGCAGCTCGGTAGTATCGATCGCGTGCACCACGCTAGGTGACCGCCCAATCGCGGTGAGTGGCAGTTCCGACCGCTCTATCCGGATCTGGGACCTCACCACTGCGCAACCCATGGGCGAACCGCTCACTGGCCACGAAGGCACAGTCAACGCCGTCGCCTGCACCACCCTGCATGACCACCCCGTCGCTGTCACCGGCAGCGACGACGGAACCGTCCGGATCTGGGACCTCACCACCCGGAAACCCATCGGCAAACCCCTCACCGGCCACGACGGCCACGTGACTTCTGTCGCCTGCACCACGCTGAACGACGTTCCCATCGCCGTCACCGGCGGCTGGGACCAAAGCGTCCGAGTCTGGGAGCTAGGCGCCGGGAAGCCTCACGGCCCGCCGCTCAGAAGCGGCTTCGGGGCTGTGAACGCCGTCGCCTGCGCGACTCTTGACGGTCGCCCTGTCGCCGTTGCGGGCAGTCTAGACGGCGTCGTCCGGGCCTGGGATCTCGCGACCGGGCGACCCCACGACACCCCTCTCACCGGCCACAAGGGGGGTGTCACCGCCGTCGTCTGCACCTTCCTGGACGACCATCCCATCGCGATCACAGGCGGCTCCGACCACACGATCCGAGTATGGGAGATCGCCACAGGCAAGGAGATCGCCGACCGTCGGGTAGTCGCCTCAGTGAACGCAGTTGCGGTGACGAGTGCGCGCATCGAAGAGTCCCTGATGGTTGCGGGGTTCGGGCACGAAGTGGCCGCATTCCAATGGCAGTCGTGA
- a CDS encoding caspase family protein codes for MGELRSAVFHVSRFDSVARSGELPTPGSFDELPGASDAAARVRGALTGLGYTVSGDAELRSKELGRRVFDFIEEGKPDDVQIVHISSHGEPADASHELYIIGSDGERHREAGVEAWVREIEDHADKRAVTLFVVDACYAGRASELSWQVARSTTDRLPRAIVLAATRWDKRAYEFYLSRALAEVLGSPKEHLDILRTERYLPWETVRDCVDDVMIRLDDGATGQRPRWTPIGQRLLPEDFPFFPNPDYEPPTPLESVKAAAPAGLVALMDAVDVGHFTGRATNDRVQDGTGVGLFRGRHRELESLSAWLDTPASEDSVRVVTGSPGAGKSALLGMLVCAGIQPLRETTRQVWEHVPHQARPLVAAAAVHARNLQVEDVSSTIARQLDLLSQDRKAMAPSDLVTAIRTMGQQPTIILDALDEAADVGSLVSVLLLTLVHARRRDGTRACRILVGTRSGYPWTEIAPLLEAIDRDQILDLDRADPAILTADLHDFVHDALGLDPRWARARPATRAKIAHDIARALVESTTTVDLGRAANWGAFLVASLYVDYLRREIEPTDDTAVASASRHVPTTLPAVLELDLASDIKGSRRRTLTAIALGHGDGIPARIAAIIDSALSPPSDVAPEPRDWQSAIDDVRFYLRSTGDADGTNLYRVFHQGLTDYLTSTLNPEDSSRVLEAIISDRTTKDEYRHWVTAGRYLARHALDHAADAGRAVELLEDTELLVAASPHAVRAALHETARQPRDIAAVYSASPLDVADPARRRDVLSLNARRFRLDDVADKLLSHPDRPSRFAPRWSTGSQTSQALIDTLTGHTSTVAAVACTTLDGRPTAVTASHDDRVRIWDLTTGQPIGEPLTGHTNTVYAVACTTLGGHPAAVTGGWDRTVRIWDLTTAQPTGKPLTGHTNTVTAVACTTINGQPTAVTGSKDRTIRIWNLTTGESVGKPLTGHTNTVTAVACTTINGQPTAVTGSKDRTIRIWNLTTGQPTGKPLTGDTGDVTAVACTTINGQPTAVTGDNAGIVRIWDLTTGQPTGKPLTGHTSDVTAVACTTINGQPTAVTGSKDRTIRIWNLAKGESVGSPLTGHTNIVAAVACSTIGGRPIAVTGSRDATVRIWELAMGRPLGEPATGHTGDVYAGAGTTLNGLPAAVTASHDHTVRVWDLTTGGPIGKPLAGHTDGVYTVACTTLDGRPIAVTGSNDRTIRIWDLTTGQPTGRPLTGHTDSVTAAACATLDGRPVAVTASHDHTVRIWDLTTGQPTGKPLTGHTDSVYTVACTTLNGRPIAVTGGRDHTIRIWDLTTGQPTGKPLTGHTDSVYTVACTTLNGRPIAVTGGRDHTIRIWDLTTGQPTGKPLTGHTDSVYTVACTTLDGHPIAVTGSLDRRVGVWDITTGRNMATFQTVDQVRAVVPRSLPEGPLGILIGFGHEVALLSWEPE; via the coding sequence ATGGGGGAGCTGAGGTCAGCGGTATTCCACGTCAGCAGATTCGACTCGGTGGCGCGGAGCGGTGAACTGCCGACCCCGGGGTCGTTCGATGAGCTTCCCGGCGCGTCGGATGCTGCCGCACGAGTCCGTGGCGCCCTCACAGGTCTCGGCTACACCGTCAGCGGGGACGCCGAGCTTCGATCGAAGGAGCTGGGGCGCAGGGTCTTCGACTTCATCGAAGAAGGGAAGCCCGACGACGTCCAGATCGTCCACATATCAAGTCATGGGGAGCCCGCGGATGCCTCGCACGAGCTCTACATCATTGGCTCCGACGGCGAACGTCACCGGGAAGCCGGTGTGGAAGCGTGGGTTCGCGAAATCGAAGACCATGCGGACAAACGGGCGGTTACGCTCTTCGTTGTCGATGCATGCTACGCGGGCAGGGCGTCGGAACTCTCATGGCAGGTGGCACGGTCCACGACCGACCGGCTGCCGCGAGCGATCGTACTCGCGGCGACCCGGTGGGACAAGCGAGCCTACGAGTTCTACCTGAGCCGAGCTCTAGCCGAAGTTCTCGGCAGCCCGAAAGAGCATCTAGACATCCTGAGGACGGAACGGTACTTGCCGTGGGAGACGGTGCGCGATTGCGTGGACGACGTCATGATTCGGCTCGACGACGGTGCAACGGGCCAGCGTCCCCGATGGACACCCATTGGCCAACGACTACTCCCGGAAGACTTCCCGTTCTTCCCGAACCCTGACTACGAGCCGCCCACTCCCCTTGAGTCAGTGAAAGCGGCGGCCCCTGCTGGCCTGGTTGCGCTGATGGACGCCGTGGACGTCGGCCACTTCACTGGGCGTGCCACAAACGACCGAGTCCAGGATGGCACGGGCGTCGGCCTGTTCCGGGGGCGGCACCGGGAGTTGGAGTCACTGTCGGCCTGGCTGGACACCCCGGCATCGGAGGACAGCGTGCGGGTGGTGACCGGAAGTCCCGGCGCGGGGAAGTCGGCACTGCTCGGCATGTTGGTCTGCGCCGGGATACAACCTCTGCGGGAGACGACGCGTCAAGTCTGGGAACATGTCCCTCATCAGGCCCGGCCGTTGGTGGCCGCAGCGGCGGTACACGCGCGCAACCTCCAGGTGGAGGATGTGTCGTCCACGATCGCCCGGCAGTTGGATCTGCTGTCGCAAGACCGCAAAGCGATGGCCCCGAGCGACTTGGTGACCGCGATTCGCACGATGGGGCAGCAGCCGACGATAATTCTAGATGCGCTGGACGAGGCGGCCGATGTCGGCTCGCTTGTGTCGGTGCTCTTGCTGACCCTCGTCCACGCCCGCCGACGAGATGGCACCCGAGCATGCCGCATCCTTGTCGGCACCCGCTCGGGATACCCCTGGACCGAAATCGCCCCGCTTCTCGAAGCGATCGATCGCGACCAGATCCTCGATCTAGACCGCGCGGATCCAGCGATTCTGACTGCCGATCTCCACGACTTCGTGCACGATGCGCTGGGCCTGGATCCGCGCTGGGCGAGGGCGAGACCGGCGACCCGGGCCAAGATCGCGCACGACATTGCTCGCGCACTTGTCGAATCCACCACGACTGTCGACCTAGGACGCGCGGCAAACTGGGGGGCCTTTCTGGTCGCCAGCTTGTACGTCGACTACCTCCGCCGCGAGATCGAGCCCACGGACGATACTGCCGTCGCTTCGGCGAGCCGGCATGTTCCCACGACTCTGCCGGCCGTCCTCGAACTTGACCTTGCCTCCGACATTAAGGGAAGCCGACGGCGCACGCTGACAGCGATCGCACTTGGACACGGCGACGGAATTCCCGCTCGTATCGCCGCGATCATCGACTCCGCACTATCGCCGCCCAGCGACGTTGCCCCCGAGCCGCGGGATTGGCAGTCCGCAATCGATGATGTGCGGTTCTACCTGCGCTCCACCGGTGACGCAGACGGGACGAACCTCTACCGAGTGTTCCACCAGGGCCTTACCGATTACCTCACGTCAACCCTCAACCCCGAAGATTCGTCGCGCGTGCTCGAGGCAATCATCTCTGACCGCACCACGAAGGACGAGTACCGCCACTGGGTGACCGCGGGCCGCTACCTTGCCCGGCATGCCTTGGATCACGCCGCGGACGCCGGACGTGCTGTCGAGCTGCTCGAGGACACTGAACTCCTCGTCGCAGCCAGTCCTCACGCGGTTCGCGCCGCACTCCACGAGACGGCCCGGCAACCACGAGACATCGCGGCGGTGTACTCAGCTTCACCCCTCGACGTCGCCGACCCGGCAAGGCGACGTGACGTACTTTCGCTCAACGCACGCCGCTTCCGCCTCGACGACGTTGCCGACAAGTTGCTGTCCCATCCGGACCGGCCAAGCCGGTTCGCGCCGCGGTGGTCGACAGGATCGCAGACTTCTCAGGCTCTCATCGATACCCTTACCGGTCACACCAGCACCGTGGCCGCGGTCGCATGCACAACCCTCGACGGGCGTCCTACCGCTGTCACCGCGAGCCACGACGATCGCGTCCGGATCTGGGACCTCACCACCGGGCAACCGATCGGCGAACCTCTCACGGGCCACACCAACACCGTGTACGCGGTCGCATGCACGACGCTAGGTGGGCACCCCGCCGCCGTCACCGGCGGATGGGATCGCACCGTCCGGATATGGGACCTCACCACCGCACAACCCACCGGAAAACCCCTCACCGGCCACACCAACACCGTCACCGCGGTTGCCTGCACCACCATCAACGGGCAACCCACAGCGGTCACCGGCAGCAAAGACCGCACAATCCGGATCTGGAACCTCACCACCGGAGAGTCCGTCGGCAAACCCCTCACCGGGCACACCAACACCGTCACCGCGGTCGCCTGCACCACCATCAACGGGCAACCCACAGCCGTCACCGGCAGCAAAGACCGCACAATCCGGATCTGGAACCTCACCACCGGACAACCCACCGGAAAGCCCCTCACCGGCGACACCGGTGACGTGACCGCGGTCGCCTGCACAACCATCAACGGGCAACCCACAGCCGTCACCGGCGACAACGCCGGCATCGTCCGGATCTGGGACCTCACCACCGGACAACCCACCGGAAAGCCCCTCACCGGCCACACCAGCGACGTGACCGCGGTCGCCTGCACAACCATCAACGGGCAACCCACAGCCGTCACCGGCAGCAAGGACCGCACAATTCGGATCTGGAACCTTGCCAAGGGCGAGTCCGTCGGCAGTCCGCTCACTGGACATACGAACATCGTCGCTGCCGTTGCGTGCAGCACCATCGGCGGCCGCCCGATTGCTGTCACCGGCAGCAGGGACGCCACAGTCCGAATCTGGGAGCTCGCTATGGGACGCCCCCTCGGTGAACCCGCTACCGGCCACACCGGTGACGTGTACGCCGGTGCCGGCACCACGCTCAACGGACTCCCCGCTGCGGTGACTGCCAGTCATGACCACACGGTCCGAGTATGGGACTTGACGACCGGAGGACCCATCGGCAAACCCCTAGCCGGGCACACCGACGGCGTTTACACCGTGGCCTGCACCACCCTCGACGGTCGCCCTATCGCCGTCACTGGCAGCAACGACCGCACCATCCGGATCTGGGACCTGACCACCGGACAACCCACCGGAAGACCCCTCACAGGGCACACCGACAGTGTCACCGCTGCTGCCTGCGCCACCCTCGACGGCCGCCCTGTTGCGGTGACTGCCAGTCATGATCACACTGTCCGGATCTGGGACCTCACCACCGGACAACCCACCGGCAAACCCCTCACAGGGCACACCGACAGCGTGTACACCGTCGCCTGCACCACCCTCAACGGCCGCCCCATCGCCGTCACCGGCGGCCGCGACCACACCATCCGGATCTGGGACCTCACCACCGGACAACCCACCGGCAAACCCCTCACAGGGCACACCGACAGCGTGTACACCGTCGCCTGCACCACCCTCAACGGCCGCCCCATCGCCGTCACCGGCGGCCGCGACCACACCATCCGGATCTGGGACCTCACCACCGGACAACCCACCGGCAAACCCCTCACAGGGCACACCGACAGCGTGTACACCGTCGCCTGCACCACCCTCGACGGCCACCCCATCGCCGTCACCGGCAGCTTGGACAGGCGCGTAGGCGTGTGGGACATCACCACAGGAAGGAACATGGCCACGTTCCAGACAGTGGACCAGGTGCGCGCGGTGGTCCCGCGATCACTGCCGGAGGGGCCCCTTGGAATCTTGATCGGTTTCGGGCATGAGGTTGCGTTGTTGAGTTGGGAGCCAGAATGA